The genomic segment GACGCCGCGCCGGACAACCCGCAGCGCCGCGCGGTTCAGGCAGCAGGCTCGAAGTGACCGAATAGCAAGTTCATGTGATTATGAGGGAGTTGACGCCTCTGGCAGAGAGGTCACCCAGTTTGTTCCTCCAGTGTCGCTGAAGAAGGGTGATATGATTCAGATTGTGATTGGAGATTCATATGCGGCCTCGTAAGAAACAAGGATCAGACAAGAGGCCTGTTTTTTCTGGGGCATTGGCGCGGGGTGATTTTTGAGAGGGGGGCTGCCGACTCAAATGGCGAGTGGAACGCGAAGACGCGGATCATGACCTGGAAGGGCGTGGACTTGCCGGAAGGCTGGACGAGTTCCTCGCAGGTGACGCACGAAGCGGATCGCGTGGTCTTGACAGCGCTGACGAGGAACGAGAAGGGGGAAGTGTTGCGCGACGTGCGTTCGACCTCGAAGCGCTTGGCGGAAACCGGCGCGTCGGCGCAGCCGGCGAAGCCGAAGTGACCGGGCCTACCCCACCTTGCCGAGCATGTCCGGCAGCGTCTGGAACGCGCGGGCGCGGAAGAGAAAGTCCACGATGTTGCCTTCGTGCGGCTGGAGCCAGTCGAGCTTGATGGTGGGCAGCGCGCCGATGTTGAGGCGGTCGATGTTGTGCGCCTCCATGAGCTGCCGTTGCCAGGCGCGGTTGTGGGTGATGCACGAGGCGACGAGGGTGGTGCCGATTTTCTCGATCATCTGGTCCTGCGGGCACTCGACGACGGTGGCATAGGGGAACATGTATTCGGTGTTCGCGATGGCGCGGTCGGGCGAGTCGCAGTGGAGCACCCACGGGCGCAGATACGCGCAGCGTTCCTTCTCGACGAGGCGCGGGCCAAACTTGGCGGTCATGTCGGTGACGCCGGCTTCCTTGGCCTTGTCGAGGATCGAGGCGTGGACGGCCTGGGCTTGTCCCGGCACGGTGAAGGCGGCGAGGGCGGCCTTGGGGTCCTCGGGCGGGAGCACGTCGATGGGGCCGATTTTCTCGGCGAGCGCGGCGGCGATTTCTTTGGTGTGGCGCGAGGCCCAGACGCCGGAGGTGTTGATGCAGCCGCGGCCGGAGTTGAGGTAGATGCCGTCGGCGATGAGGTCGATGTATTTGGGCCAGTCGTCCACCACGTCGTCGCCGAGGAGGACCTTGCTGAAGCCGGGCCCGTGGACTTGCACGCGCGGGTTGCCTTCGTATTGCTTCACGGTCTGGGTGCTGCCGAAGATCATGGTGCGGCGGCAGCGGTTGACGACTTCGGCGCCCATCTCGCCCGCGCCCGGGTAGATGCCGAAGGCTTCGCGCGGGATGCCCGCCGCGGTGAACGCCGCGGCCATGCGGTAGGGCGTCCACGGCTCCTGCGGGCCGGGCTTGAGCACGAGGCCGATTTGCATCGCGATCACGGGCAGCCACAGCGTGTGGACGCCGGGCGAGTTGGACGGCAGCACCATGCCGAGCACGGGCGTCTGCGCCTGGTAGCTGACGATGACGCCGCGGTTCTCATCGCCGTAGCCGCGCGTGAGGATGTCGAGCGGCAGGCCGCGCGTGAGGCAGTCGAGGATCTTGTCCATGTTGGAGAGCACGAAGTGGTTCTTGGACATGTTGAATTTGCACATGTGCTCGGGCAGGCCGGTGGACGCGGATTGCTGGCGCGCGAAGTCGTCGGGCGATTGAGTGCCGTCGCCCATCGGGAGGGTGGCGTCGCGGTAGAAGTCGGCGGCCTTCTTCATGATCTGCACGAGGTCGCGGATGGGGATGTCCTTGAGGACTTCGCGCGAGCGCGCGGCCTTCTTCATATCCTTGGCGAGCAGGCCGGGATTGGCGCGGCTGACTTGCGCGAGGGTCTCGCCGGTGACGAAGTGGATGACGGGATCGGTCTCGAGGCTTTCGTAAGGCTGGCCCCAGCGGAGGACGGGAATCTTGACCATGGTGGATGAGGTGAGGTGTGAGCAGTCGGTGATGTGCGGTGAT from the Verrucomicrobiota bacterium genome contains:
- a CDS encoding aldehyde dehydrogenase; this translates as MVKIPVLRWGQPYESLETDPVIHFVTGETLAQVSRANPGLLAKDMKKAARSREVLKDIPIRDLVQIMKKAADFYRDATLPMGDGTQSPDDFARQQSASTGLPEHMCKFNMSKNHFVLSNMDKILDCLTRGLPLDILTRGYGDENRGVIVSYQAQTPVLGMVLPSNSPGVHTLWLPVIAMQIGLVLKPGPQEPWTPYRMAAAFTAAGIPREAFGIYPGAGEMGAEVVNRCRRTMIFGSTQTVKQYEGNPRVQVHGPGFSKVLLGDDVVDDWPKYIDLIADGIYLNSGRGCINTSGVWASRHTKEIAAALAEKIGPIDVLPPEDPKAALAAFTVPGQAQAVHASILDKAKEAGVTDMTAKFGPRLVEKERCAYLRPWVLHCDSPDRAIANTEYMFPYATVVECPQDQMIEKIGTTLVASCITHNRAWQRQLMEAHNIDRLNIGALPTIKLDWLQPHEGNIVDFLFRARAFQTLPDMLGKVG